Proteins from one Hemibagrus wyckioides isolate EC202008001 linkage group LG16, SWU_Hwy_1.0, whole genome shotgun sequence genomic window:
- the postna gene encoding periostin, whose protein sequence is MCGTKARMKLLLVATFVLLVLCYLDKVDSSAYDKIVFHSRIRAKKQGPYVCALQQVIGTKKTYFSTCRNWYQKTICGRPTELLYECCPGYMRLEGMLGCPAAVPIDSIYGTLSLLKLDITQQYALRSKIREEIEGAGVYTMFAPTDEAWEKLDVTARNALVNNARTELYNALHYHMVSKRFLTKDLKNDMTLQSMYNKQGLYINHYSNGVVTVNCARIIHANQVATNGVVHVIDRVISAVGNSISDVIQSNEELSLLSESFNVESSLLEKLRKPGHYTLFAPTNKAFEQMDERVLQRILNDNTVLQAFLKYHLLSSVQCSEAIMAGILYETLEGSTIEIGCNGDSLTINGIKMVLKKDIITSNGVIHLIDQVLIPDSAKQVIELVGNSQRRFSGMVSEMGLSEAMKAETEYTLLAPLDSVFTNEIMALDQHLLRIILENHILKFRITLNDLYNGQLLETIGGKLLRVFIYRTAVCIENACMIRGSKEGSNGALHLIRSLIRLPEKSMFELLKADGRFTIFLKLMETAELTEMLKQEGSYTIFAPTDDAFRDLTEDDMKLLTSDLNVLRTILLYHFSSGIFINGGIEGGVTNLLKTIQGNNLQVLSVNNSISVNSVTVNSNDLMASNGVIHIVKNLLYPADLPVGREDLLYVLRKLIKYIRIKFINGYSLKEIPVTFIKRFITTHVIETGPKIQVIETKPIIKQVTRIIESDPKVDTEFVEGDHVITGYKLTKMTETSPVVKEMVFEAEPKVTTVRRVIEGNPSVKKVTRIIGTGGKIDAEGDIKKLFGEGGGITTVTKVIRPDPHVIEGPDYSKITSIQHNPDLMKEESGRITRIIQQGGSQRRAAFRRAPAGIRRRTRPARHPSMPKE, encoded by the exons GGAACTTTTATATGAATGCTGTCCTGGTTATATGAGGCTGGAGGGGATGCTCGGTTGCCCTGCAG CTGTCCCGATTGACAGCATCTATGGCACGCTGAGTCTGCTGAAACTGGATATCACACAGCAGTATGCCCTCCGGTCCAAGATCCGAGAGGAGATTGAAGGAGCTGGTGTCTATACCATGTTTGCTCCTACTGATGAAGCCTGGGAAAAATTAGATGTT ACTGCTAGAAATGCCCTTGTGAACAATGCACGGACAGAGTTGTACAATGCTTTGCACTACCATATGGTCAGCAAGCGTTTCCTTACCAAAGACCTGAAGAATGACATGACCCTGCAGTCGATGTACAACAAGCAGGGACTGTATATCAACCACTATTCTAATGGA GTTGTCACAGTTAACTGTGCCAGGATCATTCATGCCAACCAGGTGGCCACAAATGGGGTTGTACATGTTATTGACCGTGTCATCAGTGCAGTGGGAAACAGCATCAGCGACGTCATTCAAAGCAATGAGGAACTCAGCTTAttgagt GAAAGTTTTAACGTGGAATCAAGCTTATTGGAAAAACTCAGAAAACCTGGACACTATACTCTCTTTGCTCCAACCAACAAGGCTTTTGAACAAATGGACGAAAGAGTTCTTCAAAGGATCCTAAATGACAATACTGTGCTTCAGG cCTTTCTAAAGTATCACCTTCTGAGTTCAGTCCAGTGCTCAGAAGCCATCATGGCTGGCATTCTATATGAGACACTGGAGGGCAGTACAATTGAGATTGGCTGCAATGGCGACAGCCTCACCATCAATGGCATTAAAATGGTACTGAAGAAGGACATCATTACCAGCAATGGAGTTATTCACCTCATTGATCAAGTCCTCATACCTGACTCAG ctAAGCAGGTGATAGAACTGGTTGGTAATTCCCAGCGAAGGTTTAGTGGCATGGTGTCTGAGATGGGTTTGTCTGAAGCCATGAAAGCTGAGACTGAGTACACACTTCTCGCCCCTCTGGACAGTGTCTTCACCA ATGAAATAATGGCTTTGGACCAACATCTGCTAAGGATTATTCTTGAAAACCACATTCTGAAGTTCAGGATCACCCTGAATGATCTTTATAATGGTCAACTGTTGGAGACCATTGGAGGGAAGCTGCTTAGAGTCTTTATTTACCGCACG GCTGTGTGTATTGAGAATGCCTGCATGATCCGTGGCAGTAAAGAGGGAAGCAACGGTGCTCTTCATTTAATCCGGTCATTAATCCGATTGCCAGAGAAGTCCATGTTTGAGTTGCTGAAGGCTGATGGCCGTTTCAC AATATTCCTGAAGTTGATGGAGACAGCAGAACTGACCGAGATGCTAAAGCAAGAGGGATCATATACAATTTTTGCCCCAACTGATGATGCCTTCAGGGACTTAACAGAGGATGACATGAAACTTCTCACCA GTGACTTGAATGTTTTGAGGACAATCCTACTCTACCATTTCAGCAGTGGCATCTTCATTAATGGAGGAATTGAAGGTGGAGTGACTAACCTGCTCAAGACCATCCAGGGCAACAATCTGCAAGTGCTTTCT gTCAATAACTCCATTAGTGTGAACTCAGTTACTGTAAACAGTAATGACCTCATGGCCTCCAATGGAGTGATTCACATTGTGAAGAACTTGCTCTATCCTGCAG ATCTGCCAGTAGGGCGTGAAGATCTGCTTTATGTGCTGAGGAAGCTTATAAAGTACATCAGGATAAAG TTTATTAATGGATACAGCTTGAAGGAGATTCCAGTCACCTTCATTA agAGGTTTATCACTACTCATGTTATTGAGACAG GCCCTAAAATCCAGGTTATTGAAACTAAGCCCATTATTAAGCAAGTCACCCGAATAATTGAATCTGACCCAAAAGTGGACACAGAGTTTGTGGAGGGAGATCATGTGATCACTGGATACAAGCTCACTAAGATGACTGAGACCAGTCCTGTGGTGAAGGAAATGGTATTTGAGGCAGAACCAAAAGTCACCACAGTTAGAAGAGTCATTGAAGGGAATCCATCAGTTAAAAAGGTTACAAGGATCATTGGAA ctgGTGGGAAAATTGATGCTGAAGGTGATATTAAGAAGCTTTTTGGTGAAG GTGGAGGAATCACCACTGTTACCAAAGTGATTAGGCCAGATCCTCATGTTATTGAAG GACCGGACTACTCAAAGATCACTTCTATCCAGCACAACCCAGATCTCATGAAGGAGGAATCAGGGAGAATCACCAGAATTATCCAAC aggGTGGCTCTCAGAGAAGAGCAGCTTTCCGAAGAGCACCAG CAGGAATAAGGAGACGCACAAGGCCTGCAAGACATCCATCCATGCCCAAAGAGTGA